Within the Streptomyces vilmorinianum genome, the region GACCGGCTTCGCCTCCGTCGACCACAACGGGCCGGACGACGAGGTGATACGTACCGGATACCGGATCGGCCCGGACACACCGCCGTACGGCGACGAGTCCGTCACGACCCTGCGGCTCGACGCCTTCGTCGAGGGTGCGTCGCACTTCGCGCGCGGCCGCCGGGACATCACGACCGACGACGACGTCTCCGCCGCGATCGTCCCGTACAGCGCGCGCTGAGTGCTCAGCGGCGGCGCATGTCCGCGACCCGTGCCGTGCGCTCCGGCGCCATCGCCTCGGCGCTCAGCGCGGCGGTCGCGGCACCACGGAACTGACCGGCCGGGTGGCGACCGCGCTGCCCGGGAAGCGGCAGGTCACGGCGCTGGCGGCCGCCCGGGGGGACCGCGTCACCACCGGCCCCCGCACCCGCGCCCGTACCGGCCACCGCGATCTGGACGCCCTGGTCGGCCAGCGCCTGGAGCTCCGTCGCGGCCCGGTCGTCGTGCGCCGGGGGCTCGTCGGTGACCAGCCGCGTGATCACGTCCGTGGGCACCGTCTGGAACATGGTGTCGGTGCCGAGCTTGGTGTGATCGGCCAGGACCACGACCTCCGCCGCCGCCTGCACCAGCGCCCGGTCCACGCTCGCGGAGAGCATGTTGGACGTGGACAGGCCGCGCTCGGCGGTCAGGCCGCTGCCGGACAGGAAGGCGCGGGAGACCCGGAGCCCCTGGAGGGACTGCTCGGCCCCGCTGCCCACCAGCGCGTAGTTCGAACCGCGCAGCGTGCCACCGGTCATGACGACCTCGACACGGTTGGCGTGGGCGAGCGCCTGGGCGACGAGCAGGGAGTTGGTGACCACGGTCAGGCCGGGCACGCGGGCGAGCCGGCGGGCCAGCTCCTGCGTGGTCGTCCCGGCGCCGACGACGATGGCCTCGCCTTCTTCGACGAGGCTCGCGGCGACGTCGGCGATGGCCGTCTTCTCCGCGGTCGCGAGATGGGATTTCTGCGGGAAGCCGGACTCTCGCGTGAAACCGCCCGGCAGTACCGCACCGCCGTGCCGGCGGTCGAGGAGTCCTTCTGCCTCCAGTGCCCGCACGTCTCGCCGTACGGTCACTTCTGAGGTCTGGACGACGCGGGCGAGCTCACGGAGCGACACGGCCCCATTGGCTCGCACCATTTCGAGGATCAACTGACGACGTTCTGCAGCGAACACGAAACTGACAGTAACCCCACCCAGGGATACTTTTCAGCACTATGCGCCGAATTGCAGAAGATACGCACAGACGGGGCCCCCAAGTGGTATGGGAGGCCCCGTCGTTGATCGATCTATGCCCCGCCTTGCCGGGGGTTGTCCAGATCTTCCCAGGCGGGAGGGCGGGTCAGCCCTCGCCCGCCGTCTTTCGGGTGTGCAACTGCCGTGCCACTTCCGCGATCGAGCCCGACAGGGAGGGGTACACGGTGAAAGCGTTTGCGATCTGTTCGACCGTCAGATTGTTGTCGACCGCGATCGAGATGGGGTGGATCAGCTCGCTCGCCTTCGGGGCGACGACACAGCCGCCGACCACGATCCCGGTGCCCGGGCGGCAGAAGATCTTGACGAAGCCGTCCCGGATGCCCTGCATCTTCGCGCGCGGGTTGCGCAGCAGCGGCAGCTTGACGACCCGGGCGTCGATCTTGCCCGCGTCCACGTCCGCCTGGGTGAACCCGACGGTCGCGATCTCCGGGTCGGTGAAGACGTTCGAGGAGACCGTCTTCAGGTTCAGCGGGGCCACCGCGTCGCCGAGGAAGTGGTACATCGCGATGCGGCCCTGCATGGCCGCCACCGAGGCGAGCGCGAAGACGCCGGTGACGTCACCGGCCGCGTAGACGCCGGGGGCGGAGGTACGGGAAACCTTGTCGGTCCAGATGTGGCCCGAGTCCTTCAGTCGGACGCCGGCCTCCTCCAGACCCATTCCGGCCGAGTTCGGGATCGCGCCGACCGCCATGAGGCAGTGCGTACCGGAGATGACCCGGCCGTCGGCGAGGGTGACCTCGACCCGGTCGCCGACGCGCTTGGCGGACTCGGCGCGCGAGCGGGCCATGACGTTCATGCCGCGGCGGCGGAAGACGTCCTCCAGGACGGCGGCGGCGTCGGGGTCCTCGCCCGGCAGCACCCGGTCGCGGGAGGAGACGAGGGTGACCCGGGAGCCGAGGGCCTGGTAGGCGCCGGCGAACTCGGCGCCGGTGACACCGGAACCGACCACGATGAGCTCCTCGGGGAGCTCCTTGAGGTCGTAGACCTGGGTCCAGTTCAGGATCCGCTCGCCGTCGGGCCGGGCGTCGGGCAGCTCGCGCGGGTGGCCGCCGGTCGCGATCAGCACGGCGTCGGCGGTCAGCGACTCCTCGGAGCCGTCGGCGGCGGTCACGATCACCTGGCGGGAGCCGTCCACGGACTGGCGGCCCGAGAGCCGGCCGCGGCCGCGCAGGACGCGGGCTCCGGCGCGGGTGACGGAGGCGGTGATGTCGTGGGACTGGGCGAGCGCGAGGCGCTTCACCCGTCGGTTGACCTTGCCGAGGTCCACACCGACGACGCGGGCGGCCTGCTCCAGCGGCGGGGTGTCGTCGGCGACGATGATGCCCAGCTCCTCGTACGAGGAGTCGAAGGTGGTCATCACCTCGGCCGTCGCGATGAGGGTCTTCGAGGGGACGCAGTCGGTCAGGACGGACGCGCCGCCGAGGCCGTCGCAGTCGACGACGGTCACCTCCGCGCCGAGTTGGGCGGCCACCAGGGCAGCCTCGTATCCGCCGGGTCCGCCGCCGATGATCACGATCCGGGTCACTGGGATCTACGCCTCGCGCTCTCGTTCTGCCGGGGAGTCCCCCCGCTGGGATGCAGTGCGTACGCCATTGTCCCGCACGCTTCAAGTGCGTACCCCATTGTCCCGTACGCCCGGGGCCCGCTCTCGCCGGGGCCTCCATACGGCCCCACCTCGGACTTCCGCGTGCACGCTCTCCCCTCCCGTACCCTCGATCCCATGTCGCTCTACGCCGCGTACGCCGGCAACCTCGACGCGCGGCTCATGTCCCGCCGCGCCCCGCACTCCCCGCTGCGCGGCACCGGCTGGCTCAACGGCTGGCGGCTGACCTTCGGCGGCGAGCAGATGGGCTGGGAGGGAGCGCTGGCCACGATCGTCGAGGCCCCGCGCTCCCAGGTCTTCGTCGCGCTCTACGACATCGCGCCGATGGACGAGGACTCGATGGACCGCTGGGAAGGTGTCGGCCTCGACATCTACCGCCGGATGCGCGTACGGGTGCACACCCTGGACGGCGAGGAGGCGGCCTGGGTGTACGTCCTGAACGCGTACGAGGGCGGGCTGCCGTCCGCGCGCTACCTCGGCGAGGTCGCGGACGCGGCCGAGTCGGCGGGCGCGCCGCACGACTACGTGATGGAGCTGCGCAAGCGTCCGTGCTGAGGTCTCGGTCGCGGGTCGCGCGGGCGCCTCACCGCGCCGTTCGTGGGAAACGACAAGACAACGATCGCATGTCCGTCAGCATCGTCATCTACGCGCGTAGGAATTCTCGGGCTACGCTTCTGCGCGTAGGAAATCCGTCCGGGGCTCCCCTCGGACCCCCCTCCCCGAGGCGAGAGAGTCAGTGAACGCAACTGCCACCCCGTACGAGGCCGCCGAGGCCGCAGCCGCGCGTCTTCGCGAGCTGACCGGAGTCGAGAACCACGACGTCGCCCTGGTCATGGGCTCCGGCTGGGCCCCCGCCGTCGACGCGCTCGGCGCGCCCGAGGCCGAGTTCCCGGTGACCGAGCTCCCCGGCTTCCCGCCGCCGGCCGTCGAGGGTCACGGCGGCAAGATCCGCTCGTACAAGATCGGCGAGAAGCGCGCCCTGGTCTTCCTCGGCCGCACGCACTTCTACGAGGGCCGCGGCGTCGCGTCCGTCGCCCACGGCGTGCGCACCGCCGTCGCCGCCGGCTGCAAGACCGTCGTCCTGACCAACGGCTGCGGCGGTCTGCGCGAGGGCATGCGCCCCGGCCAGCCGGTCCTGATCAGCGACCACCTCAACCTGACGGCCGCCTCCCCGATCGTCGGCGCGAACTTCGTGGACCTCACCGACCTGTACTCGCCGCGGCTGCGCGCGCTGTGCAAGGAGGTCGACGAGACCCTCGAAGAGGGCGTCTACGTGCAGTTCCCCGGGCCGCACTACGAGACCCCGGCCGAGATCAACATGGTCCGCGTGCTCGGCGGCGACCTGGTCGGCATGTCCACCGTCCTGGAGGCCATCGCGGCCCGTGAGGCGGGCGCCGAGGTCCTGGGCATCTCCCTCGTCACCAACCTGGCGGCGGGCCTGTCGGGCGAGCCGCTGAACCATGAGGAGGTCCTCCAGGCGGGCCGCGACTCGGCGGCGCGGATGGGTGAGCTCCTGACGCGGGTCCTCGACCGCATCTGATGTGACCGGGGCTCGGCCCCGGACCCCGGACACGGCCGGAGCCGTACGGGGGTCTGGGGGCCCGCCCCCAGTTTCGGGAAGGGGCGGGGTGGGGGAAGGCTCCGCGCAGCGGCACCGGCGCCGACCCCGCCCGCACCCTCCCGCCCGTACCTCCGAAAGGCACACACCGTGACGCAGGACGACCTCATCGCCCAGGCCCGGACCTGGCTCGCCGAGGACCCCGACAGCGAGACCCGCGAGGAGCTCGCCAAGCTCATCGAGGCCGGTGAGACCGACGAGCTCGCCGCCCGCTTCGCCGGGACGCTGCAGTTCGGCACGGCCGGTCTCCGCGGCGAGCTGGGCGCGGGACCGATGCGGATGAACCGCTCGGTCGTCATCCGGGCCGCCGCCGGTCTCGCCGCGTACCTCAAGGCGAAGGGCCAGGAGGGAGGGCTCGTCGTCATCGGCTACGACGCCCGCTACAAGTCGGCCGACTTCGCCCGCGACACCGCCGCCGTGATGACCGGCGCCGGACTGCGCGCGGCCCTGCTGCCCCGCCCGCTGCCGACGCCCGTCCTCGCGTACGCCATAAGGCATCTGGGTGCCGTCGCCGGTGTCGAGGTGACCGCGAGTCACAACCCGCCGCGCGACAACGGCTACAAGGTCTACCTCGGCGACGGCTCGCAGATCGTGCCGCCCGCCGACGCGGAGATCGCCGCCGAGATCGACGCGGTCCGCTCGCTGAACGACGTACCGCGCCCTGAGGGAGGCTGGGAGACCCTCGGCGACGAGGTCCTGGAGGCCTATCTGGCCCGTACGGACGCCGTCCTGACCCCGGGCGGCCCGCGGAGCGTCCGGACCGTCTACACGGCCATGCACGGCGTCGGCAAGGACGTCCTGACGGCCGCCTTCGCCCGCGCCGGCTTCCCGCCGCCCGCGCTCGTCGCCGAGCAGGCCGAGCCGGACCCGGCGTTCCCGACGGTCGCCTTCCCGAACCCGGAGGAGCCGGGCGCCATGGACCTCGCCTTCGAGGCGGCCCGGGCCGTGGACCCCGACATCGTGATCGCCAACGACCCGGACGCCGACCGCTGCGCGGTGGCCGTGCCGGACGCGGCCGTCGAGGGCGGCTGGCGGATGCTGCGCGGTGACGAGGTGGGCTCGCTGCTCGCCGCGCACCTGGTGCACAAGGGGGCGCGGGGCGTGTTCGCCGAGTCGATCGTGTCGTCCTCGCTGCTCGGCCGGATCGCCGAGGCGGCGGGCGTCGGCCACGAGGAGACGCTGACCGGCTTCAAGTGGATCGCCCGCGTGGACGGCCTGCGGTACGGCTACGAGGAGGCGCTGGGCTACTGCGTCGACCCGGAGGGCGTCCGCGACAAGGACGGCATCACGGCCGCGCTGCTCGTCGCCGAGCTGGCCTCGGAGCTGAAGGAGCAGGACCGTACGCTGACGGATCTGCTTGACGACCTGGCCGTGGCCCACGGGCTGCACGCCACCGACCAGCTGTCGGTGCGCGTCGAGGACCTGAGCGTCATCGCCGACGCGATGAGCGCGCTGCGCGAGCGGCCGCCGGTCCACCTCGCGGACCTGACGGTCACCTCGGCCGAGGACCTGACGAAGGGCACGGAGTCGCTGCCCCCGACGGACGGTCTTCGCTACTACCTGGAGGGCGAGCACAAGGCCCGGGTGATCGTCCGCCCGAGCGGCACCGAGCCCAAGCTCAAGTGCTACCTGGAGGTCGTCGTCCCGGTCGCCGACGCGAGCGAGCTGGCGACGGCCCGTGCGAAGGGCGCCGAGATCCTCGCCGCGATCAAGCGGGACCTGTCGGCCGCCGCCGGCCTGTAGTACCCCCTGTGAGGCCCGTACGGAAACGGTTCCGTACGGGCCTCACGGCATTCCCGTACGGGTGAATTCGGTACGGCAACGGAGGTAACGCGCGTCCCGCGATCAGGTGGTCCGGGCCAGGGTGACCCCGGTATCCCGCCGAGCGCCCCTGGAGCCGCCGCAGTGCCCCCGGTCCTGACCGCCCGACCGACCGTCCCCGCCTCGCGGGGACTGCCGTCCCCGCGCCGCGCGGATCTCCCGGAGCGGGTGCGCGGCGCGCTGCGGCACGCGGCGCCCGCGCTGCTCGGCTATGTCGGCGTGCGGCTCCTGGGGCTCCTGGTGATCACGCGCTGGGTGCATCTGCAGGGGCACGGCGTCTGGCCCACGCTGGCCACCTCCTGGGACTCGCGCTGGTATCTCGCCATCGCCGACCACGGGTACGAGCCCGAGCCCGGCGAACCGGGCGGCCACCGGATCATGGCCTTCTTCCCGCTCTACCCGGCGCTCGTCAAGGCGTTCGCGGCCGTCACCCCGGGCTCGCGCGCCTCCGTCGGTCTCGTCCTCGCGGTGCTCTGCTCGCTGGCCGCCGCCTGGGGCGTCTTCGCGGTCGGGGACCGGCTGTACGGGCGCCGGGCGGGGACGGTCCTCGCGGTGCTCTGGGGCGCGCTGCCGGTGGCCGCCGTCCAGTGGATGGGGTACACGGAGTCGCTGTTCACCGCGCTCGCCGCCTGGGCGCTGTACGCGGCCCTGGACGGGCGCTGGGCGTGGGCGGCCTCTCTCGCGGTCGCGGCGGGGCTGACCCGGCCGACCGGTGTCGCGGTCGCGGCGGCGGTGAGCGTCGCCGGGCTCCTCGCCGCGCGGCGCGGCAGCCGGCCGGCGCTCGCCGCCGCTCTCGCCGCCCCGCTGGGCTGGCTGGGCTACGTCGGCTGGGTGGGGCTGCGACTGGGCCGCTGGGACGGCTACTTCGCGGTCCAGAAGGCCTGGAGCAACGAATGGGACGGCGGCGCGGTGACCCTGCGGCGGCTGCGCGCCCATCTCGTCTACGCCCAGGATCCTCAGCTGTTCCTGGTCGTCGTCTCGCTCGTGCTGATCGCCGCCGCGGCGCTGTTCCCGCTCTGTGTCGCCGACCGCCAGCCGCTGCCTCTGCTCGTCTTCGCGGGCGTGCTGCTCCTGGTGGTCCTCGGCAGCGGGGGCGTGTACTTCCCGCGCGCCCGTTTCCTGCTGCCCGCCTTCCCGCTGCTGCTGCCGCCGGCGCTCGCGATCTGCCGGGCCCGCCGCCATGTGGCGGCCCTGGTGCTCGCGGGCGCGGCCCTGTCCTCGGCGTGGCTGGGCGGGCACATGCTCCTGGTCTGGCCGGGGCCGCCGTGAGCCCTCCCTGACGCGGGCTGCCGACCGCCGGGTCAGACCGCCAGCAGGATCACCATGAGGACGAGCCCGGCCACCGCCGGGGCGATGATCTCGTACGCCCAGCGCACCTGCGGCTCGCCCTGGGCGGTCGGGCGGGAGCCGCAGTGCTCGGCGAGGTCGCGGAGGTCGGCGATGGTCTGGTCGGCCGGGGCGAGCCGGGACTTGGAGTCCCGTACGTCGGCGGAGACGGAGGTGCGGCCGTGCGGGTCGTCCTGGGCGGCGCGCGCCTGGCGGCGGGCCGCGCTCTTGCGCTGGCGCAGCGAGACGGGGACGGCCCAGAGCTGGTACTTGGCCCCGTCGCGGGTGAAGGCCTCGCTGGAGTAGCCGGCGCGCACGTCGGCGACCGCGGCCCAGGGCAGGGTGATGTACCGGAAGGGGTTGCGGATCCGGAGCCGGTCCTCGTTGACGTACACCGCGGGCCGGACCGTGAACGCCACGACGAGCGGCACCACGAGCAGCAGGCCCGCCAGGGCCAGCCACGGCGTGCGGCCCTCGCCCCTGATCATCGCGTCACCGCAGAACCAGGCGGTGAGGCCGAGCAGCAGGACGCCGCCCGCGATCCCGGAGTTCGAACGGAAGACGCGGTCGGCGGAGGCCGGCTCGTCGGACGGCTGGGGCGGCTCGGGGGTCGTCATGCGGCCGATTCTGCCTCAGCGCCCGGCGCTCGGCTCAAGCGGCTCGGGTGACCATGTCGGCGTAGAGAATGATGTTGTCGGGCCGGTGGCCGTCGACCAGCTCTCCCCCGCAGGTGATCAGCCGCAGTTCGGGCCGCGGGGTGTCCCCGTACACCTTCTGCGTCGGGAACGTCTTCTTGTCCACCTGCTCCAGCTCGCGCACCCGGAAGACGGCGGTGGTGCCGTCGGCGCGGGTGACGGTGATCTCGTCGCCCACACGGACCTTGGCGACGTTCTTGAGTACGGCGGGGCCGCGCGCGGTGTCGAAGTGGCCGATCAGGATCGCGGGGCCGGTCTCGCCGGGCGTGACGCCCTTGTCGTACCAGCCGATGCGTTCGGCGTCCGCCTCTGAGGGGACCTCGACCGTGCCGTCCGCGGCCAGGCCCAGCTCCAGGACGGGGCCGGTGGGGCCGGTGTCGACGCCGGCGGCGGGCAGCTGGACCCGGACCGGCGTGGAGCGCGGCAGGGGCGTGGCGGCGGGCCGCGCCGTCGGGGCGGGCGCGGCGGTCGGCGACACCTTCGCGGGCGGGGTCGCGGTCTGGGGCGGCGCGCTCTCGGCACCGCAGCCCGCGAGCGCGACCACGGCGACGGCGGCCGTGACGGCGGCGAGGAGGGCGGGGGCGGTACGGCGGTTCACGGGCGGCTCCGAACGGGGTGTGGCCGGCCGCCGCACGGGGTGTGCGACGGCCGGCCCTGGGGTGGGGTGGTGCGCCTGCTCGGGTCAATGGCAGGGGTGGGTGGGTGGTGCGGGTGCGGGCGCGGGCGCGGGTCAGCCGCGGGCGCCGGCGGTGCGGCGGCGCAGCGCGACGAAGCCGAGGCCCGCGGCGGCGACGGAGGCCGCGCCCGCGCCGGCCACGATCAGCGCCGTGTCGTCCGTGCCGTTGCCGACCTCGGCACCGGCCGCGACGCCGCCCTTGGGCACGACGGTGGTCTGCGTGTTCTGGTGGCCTGCGGAGGGAGCGGTGGTGGGCGCGCAGTCCTTCGGGAGCTTCGGGAAGTCGGTGTAGCGGTACGGCGTGTCGCCGCCCTGGGTGCGCTGGCCGAGCTTCGGGGTGGCGGTGTCGGCGCCCACGATCTTGAGACCGTTGGCCTCGTCGACGGGCCGGTTGCGGTCGACGGTGGCGCCCACCGTGCCGTCCAGGTCCTTCAGCACGGCCTTCGGGCCCTTGACCGGGTCGTTGGTCAGGAAGATCTTCAGCTCGTCGTCGAGGAAGACCGAGGGGATGACCTGCGTGACGACGCAGCCGTCCTGGGAGGGGGACGGGGTCGGCGTCGGCGTCGGCGTGGACTGCGACGGGGTGGACTGCGACGGGGTGGGCTTGGGGGTCGGGGTGCCGGTGCTCACCAGCGCGGGCGCCGCCTGCTTCGTGGAGCCGGGGATGTACGCGGCGAACCCGCCGTCCTGCTCCAGGACCACCACGGCCTTGCCGTACGTCCAGACCGCCCGGTCGCCGTTCAGGTAGGTGAAGCCGCGGCCCTGGCCGTTCTCGATCAGCTGGAGGCCGTAACGGCCGTCCTTCTCGGCGAGTTCGAGGACGGTGCCGTCGGCGAGCCTGTACGTGCCGGGCTCCGCGCCGGGGACGTAGTTGCCGGTCCAGTGGAGGGTGCGGCCG harbors:
- a CDS encoding phospho-sugar mutase, with translation MTQDDLIAQARTWLAEDPDSETREELAKLIEAGETDELAARFAGTLQFGTAGLRGELGAGPMRMNRSVVIRAAAGLAAYLKAKGQEGGLVVIGYDARYKSADFARDTAAVMTGAGLRAALLPRPLPTPVLAYAIRHLGAVAGVEVTASHNPPRDNGYKVYLGDGSQIVPPADAEIAAEIDAVRSLNDVPRPEGGWETLGDEVLEAYLARTDAVLTPGGPRSVRTVYTAMHGVGKDVLTAAFARAGFPPPALVAEQAEPDPAFPTVAFPNPEEPGAMDLAFEAARAVDPDIVIANDPDADRCAVAVPDAAVEGGWRMLRGDEVGSLLAAHLVHKGARGVFAESIVSSSLLGRIAEAAGVGHEETLTGFKWIARVDGLRYGYEEALGYCVDPEGVRDKDGITAALLVAELASELKEQDRTLTDLLDDLAVAHGLHATDQLSVRVEDLSVIADAMSALRERPPVHLADLTVTSAEDLTKGTESLPPTDGLRYYLEGEHKARVIVRPSGTEPKLKCYLEVVVPVADASELATARAKGAEILAAIKRDLSAAAGL
- a CDS encoding purine-nucleoside phosphorylase, with the protein product MNATATPYEAAEAAAARLRELTGVENHDVALVMGSGWAPAVDALGAPEAEFPVTELPGFPPPAVEGHGGKIRSYKIGEKRALVFLGRTHFYEGRGVASVAHGVRTAVAAGCKTVVLTNGCGGLREGMRPGQPVLISDHLNLTAASPIVGANFVDLTDLYSPRLRALCKEVDETLEEGVYVQFPGPHYETPAEINMVRVLGGDLVGMSTVLEAIAAREAGAEVLGISLVTNLAAGLSGEPLNHEEVLQAGRDSAARMGELLTRVLDRI
- a CDS encoding PH domain-containing protein; translation: MTTPEPPQPSDEPASADRVFRSNSGIAGGVLLLGLTAWFCGDAMIRGEGRTPWLALAGLLLVVPLVVAFTVRPAVYVNEDRLRIRNPFRYITLPWAAVADVRAGYSSEAFTRDGAKYQLWAVPVSLRQRKSAARRQARAAQDDPHGRTSVSADVRDSKSRLAPADQTIADLRDLAEHCGSRPTAQGEPQVRWAYEIIAPAVAGLVLMVILLAV
- a CDS encoding class F sortase, which produces MNRRTAPALLAAVTAAVAVVALAGCGAESAPPQTATPPAKVSPTAAPAPTARPAATPLPRSTPVRVQLPAAGVDTGPTGPVLELGLAADGTVEVPSEADAERIGWYDKGVTPGETGPAILIGHFDTARGPAVLKNVAKVRVGDEITVTRADGTTAVFRVRELEQVDKKTFPTQKVYGDTPRPELRLITCGGELVDGHRPDNIILYADMVTRAA
- a CDS encoding DeoR/GlpR family DNA-binding transcription regulator; amino-acid sequence: MVRANGAVSLRELARVVQTSEVTVRRDVRALEAEGLLDRRHGGAVLPGGFTRESGFPQKSHLATAEKTAIADVAASLVEEGEAIVVGAGTTTQELARRLARVPGLTVVTNSLLVAQALAHANRVEVVMTGGTLRGSNYALVGSGAEQSLQGLRVSRAFLSGSGLTAERGLSTSNMLSASVDRALVQAAAEVVVLADHTKLGTDTMFQTVPTDVITRLVTDEPPAHDDRAATELQALADQGVQIAVAGTGAGAGAGGDAVPPGGRQRRDLPLPGQRGRHPAGQFRGAATAALSAEAMAPERTARVADMRRR
- a CDS encoding NAD(P)H-quinone dehydrogenase; translation: MTRIVIIGGGPGGYEAALVAAQLGAEVTVVDCDGLGGASVLTDCVPSKTLIATAEVMTTFDSSYEELGIIVADDTPPLEQAARVVGVDLGKVNRRVKRLALAQSHDITASVTRAGARVLRGRGRLSGRQSVDGSRQVIVTAADGSEESLTADAVLIATGGHPRELPDARPDGERILNWTQVYDLKELPEELIVVGSGVTGAEFAGAYQALGSRVTLVSSRDRVLPGEDPDAAAVLEDVFRRRGMNVMARSRAESAKRVGDRVEVTLADGRVISGTHCLMAVGAIPNSAGMGLEEAGVRLKDSGHIWTDKVSRTSAPGVYAAGDVTGVFALASVAAMQGRIAMYHFLGDAVAPLNLKTVSSNVFTDPEIATVGFTQADVDAGKIDARVVKLPLLRNPRAKMQGIRDGFVKIFCRPGTGIVVGGCVVAPKASELIHPISIAVDNNLTVEQIANAFTVYPSLSGSIAEVARQLHTRKTAGEG
- a CDS encoding gamma-glutamylcyclotransferase, with amino-acid sequence MSLYAAYAGNLDARLMSRRAPHSPLRGTGWLNGWRLTFGGEQMGWEGALATIVEAPRSQVFVALYDIAPMDEDSMDRWEGVGLDIYRRMRVRVHTLDGEEAAWVYVLNAYEGGLPSARYLGEVADAAESAGAPHDYVMELRKRPC